The proteins below are encoded in one region of Myxocyprinus asiaticus isolate MX2 ecotype Aquarium Trade chromosome 13, UBuf_Myxa_2, whole genome shotgun sequence:
- the LOC127449806 gene encoding trinucleotide repeat-containing gene 6B protein-like produces the protein MEDCQHKTEDGTHQEDTEHSTRESCSCPSAPSHATLTCVSSRPGLTQTPSPCPVIGGSCDPLEGGNDAKGTAVANGLPLSTVSQCYMPREVPPRFRNQQEPKVLLKRGQPPLSCMLLGGGNGGDATPSPNASTADASDPTVDPVSLHSTSDASYTPSHANYTWGLGSGVQPPAQGMDKIIVDRSDMEKWPSVNESIRPEDSAAKSNSASWDSDLTSEERMSVGLRMDSSPLCEYIEATVEGGSSSQSENKESIKGINQSFISKVLHPAGNKEGTQGLNQNYSHPSWAAPMQDGPDEAASSRGPLTQTVSEESPPIPLSPLHQMLGKNKECIMADWMELKAGTNVVVDCKEGGVTCADVWDTGTETVGRKGEIAGGEGSSGDRTGISQVTWDKETVGSNEQAATEWTSDLAVGESREDVRKSSREGSDSLQGSTMFSTNTVTSRDDNKERVVGWGESDEESTDRKSSEEETLVHSPSRGQSLHQEEALQSVISRTNLDPRVLCNTGWGNTQIKQNVAWDLEVNSGNVDWNQEVHTGYNKEVSQNGGNAPHSSSKIQKRERLEGSQGHLGGGKGWGSDEQKWEERKMEKEDRWGKAQVSEGTCRREGVGRDQGGGSEWGQTAPLPKGGGLKEERDSDCKNQDEGLWGISEDAGHRSAAWGGNGGGSVNVNQHQGWGEKPSPSQISNNQIALKTQIQQLQSQTQQQMPGHPKSLQDSRSCPGGPDGQSKGSGWTCGPIPQMSSVVKPSGWEETSLQSISQKIEIDDGTSAWGDPSRYKSKNINLWDKNSSQTQQQSCQISLQQSSERHAEAPSKNSVPSTWRGSSGPPDQFVDNSSTAWGKSFDGPTVWGVSEEQEKGGVWANSHSHPAMSGSKSMQEGWGDEGSNASRHPSWEEEDAGTGVWGSRGSQSSMSTYNSGGWGQGQGARRHSTKSPLKGNSGDLWANPVSRQFSNMGIMDEVSNVGQERHDRRGMNDGEMRRGGRADGVFRSHNSKETTPGEGGPYLDKVGGHGMFGSSGISQLRGMHQAGVHPLNPSPGIRAQVPHQFLPPQVPGPMLKPVAPPSGGMFPPQLSPQHIAMLSGIHPHMQQFQLACQLILQQQQQQQQQQQFLNQRKFPPPPVRQQQDPQQLARIMAILQQQQGVGGPKLPSSPMGGHAPKHPDMPLHHLGVNAHKQPDMPLHASMGGPELHTKPVPAFTGFTGGSDLDYLSSPGGLKDGGGPQSRFKWMMDGNSLMPSLEPTLHNGPVKLGGGSLYSQYDVLGGNWNRTGSGKVDTSPANPTWPPEFQPGVPWKGVRGPELEPDPYMTPAGMLGSTVLSDTEHHLLQDNTAKYSELKSSWLPEPIGHSKSWRTNRNSSHLPSPPPCLTNQKQPWSAEGSRMSRAWRGGASGQESPFKSEWSDGGAGKSWLLLRNLTPQIDGSTLKTICLQHGPLMTFHLGLTQGSALIRYSSPHEAAKAQSALHMCVLGNTTILAEFMSEEEVIQYFTHSQTAGVTGSPEGSSSSDPSSRETERATGGGGDAEACAGWQGVGVTCGSGLALLSQWSNSTGEGVGKGVLGVVAPGYHGSSLWSMPQLEDSMAGLLPGNLLGGGTDNL, from the exons ATGGAAGACTGTCAGCACAAAACGGAAGACGGCACCCATCAGGAG GACACTGAACACAGCACTAGAG AATCGTGCTCATGTCCATCTGCCCCATCTCACGCTACCCTTACCTGTGTTTCATCACGACCGGGTTTAACCCAAACACCCTCCCCCTGTCCTGTCATCGGGGGTTCATGTGACCCCCTTGAGGGAGGGAATGATGCAAAGGGGACTGCTGTGGCCAACGGACTGCCCCTCTCCACGGTGTCACAGTGCTACATGCCCCGTGAGGTGCCCCCACGCTTCCGGAATCAGCAGGAACCAAAAGTGTTACTGAAGAGGGGCCAGCCACCACTGTCCTGCATGCTACTGGGGGGTGGGAACGGAGGGGATGCCACGCCCTCCCCTAATGCAAGTACAGcagacgcctcag ATCCTACTGTAGATCCAGTATCTCTTCACTCAACATCTGATGCCTCTTACACTCCCTCTCATGCAAATTACACATGGGGGCTGGGCTCAGGAGTTCAACCCCCTGCTCAGGGAATGGACAAGATTATAGTCGACAGGTCTGATATGGAGAAATGGCCAAGTGTCAATGAGAGTATAAGACCAGAAGATTCTGCAGCCAAAAGCAACAGTGCCTCATGGGATAGTGATTTGACCTCGGAAGAGAGAATGTCTGTTGGGCTGAGAATGGATAGTTCTCCTCTTTGTGAATACATTGAAGCAACTGTAGAGGGGGGTTCATCCTCACAGTCTGAGAATAAGGAATCCATTAAAGGAATAAATCAGTCCTTCATTTCCAAGGTATTGCATCCAGCTGGAAACAAGGAGGGGACTCAAGGCCTAAACCAAAACTACAGCCATCCATCCTGGGCTGCCCCCATGCAagatggtcctgatgaagcagcCTCAAGCAGAGGACCCTTAACCCAAACTGTCTCTGAGGAATCTCCTCCCATACCCTTGAGTCCATTGCATCAAATGCTCGGCAAGAACAAAGAGTGTATTATGGCTGACTGGATGGAGCTTAAAGCTGGAACAAATGTTGTTGTTGACTGCAAAGAGGGTGGTGTCACCTGTGCAGATGTGTGGGATACAGGTACAGAGACTGTTGGGAGGAAAGGTGAAATAGCAGGTGGGGAAGGAAGTTCAGGTGATCGCACTGGCATCTCTCAGGTAACATGGGATAAAGAGACGGTAGGTTCAAACGAGCAGGCAGCTACAGAATGGACCTCTGATTTAGCTGTTGGAGAATCAAGAGAGGATGTGAGAAAAAGCTCTAGGGAGGGCTCAGATAGTTTACAGGGCTCAACAATGTTTTCAACCAATACAGTGACATCAAGAGATGACAATAAGGAAAGAGTTGTTGGTTGGGGTGAATCTGATGAAGAATCTACTGACAGGAAAAGCAGTGAGGAAGAGACGCTGGTCCATAGCCCCTCCAGAGGTCAGTCTCTCCACCAAGAAGAGGCCTTACAGAGTGTGATCAGTCGCACTAACCTGGATCCCAGAGTGCTGTGTAACACTGGATGGGGCAACACCCAGATCAAGCAGAATGTTGCCTGGGATCTAGAGGTGAATAGTGGGAATGTTGACTGGAATCAAGAGGTTCACACTGGCTACAATAAGGAAGTTTCGCAGAACGGAGGTAATGCACCTCATTCCAGCTCCAAGATTCAGAAGCGTGAGAGACTGGAAGGCAGCCAGGGTCATTTGGGTGGAGGTAAAGGGTGGGGCAGTGACGAGCAGAAGTGGGAAGAGAGGAAGATGGAGAAAGAGGATAGGTGGGGAAAAGCCCAGGTGAGTGAAGGTACATGCAGGAGGGAAGGGGTGGGGAGGGACCAGGGTGGTGGAAGTGAGTGGGGACAGACAGCACCTTTGCCCAAGGGTGGAGGCTTGAaggaagagagagacagtgaCTGCAAAAATCAGGATGAGGGGTTATGGGGTATCTCTGAAGATGCTGGGCATCGGAGTGCTGCCTGGGGAGGTAATGGAGGAGGCAGTGTCAATGTCAATCAGCACCAGGGATGGGGTGAGAAGCCTTCTCCATCACAAATATCAAATAatcaaatagcacttaaaaccCAAATTCAACAGCTGCAGTCACAGACCCAACAACAAATGCCGGGACATCCAAAATCCTTGCAGGACAGCAGGAGTTGTCCAGGAGGGCCAGATGGTCAGAGCAAAGGGTCTGGATGGACATGTGGCCCCATCCCTCAGATGTCTTCAGTTGTAAAACCAAGTGGGTGGGAGGAAACCTCACTTCAGTCCATCAGCCAGAAGATAGAGATTGATGATGGCACATCTGCATGGGGTGATCCTTCACGCTACAAGAGCAAGAACATCAATCTGTGGGATAAGAACAGCTCTCAGACTCAACAGCAAAGTTGCCAGATAAGTCTTCAGCAGTCATCTGAAAGACACGCTGAAGCTCCATCTAAGAACTCTG TTCCATCAACGTGGAGAGGTAGCAGTGGTCCCCCAGATCAGTTCGTGGACAATAGCTCAACTGCTTGGGGGAAATCGTTTGATGGCCCAACTGTCTGGGGAGTCTCAGAGGAACAGGAGAAAGGGGGAGTATGGGCAAACTCACATTCCCATCCTGCAATGTCTG GTTCAAAGTCTATGCAAGAGGGGTGGGGTGATGAAGGCTCAAATGCATCCCGTCACCCCAGCTGGGAGGAAGAGGATGCTGGAACTGGTGTCTGGGGCAGTAGGGGATCCCaaagcagcatgtccacatacaACTCCGGGGGATGGGGGCAGGGCCAGGGTGCCAGGAGACATAGCACAAAG AGCCCTCTGAAAGGTAACAGCGGGGACTTGTGGGCAAATCCCGTGAGTCGGCAGTTCTCAAACATGGGCATCATG GATGAAGTCTCCAATGTGGGTCAGGAAAGACATGACAGGAGAGGAATGAATGATGGAGAAATGCGGAGAGGGGGCAGGGCTGATGGAGTATTTCGCTCACATAATTCCAAAGAGACCACACCTGGGGAAGGTGGGCCATACCTGGACAAG GTTGGGGGTCATGGTATGTTTGGCAGCAGTGGTATTTCTCAGCTAAGAGGGATGCATCAGGCCGGTGTGCACCCCCTAAACCCTTCCCCTGGGATAAGAGCACAAGTGCCTCATCAGTTCCTGCCGCCTCAG GTTCCCGGGCCTATGCTAAAGCCAGTGGCGCCCCCTAGTGGTGGCATGTTCCCTCCCCAGCTATCCCCCCAGCACATTGCCATGCTCAGTGGTATTCATCCACACATGCAACAGTTCCAGCTA GCTTGTCAGCTCATTctccaacaacagcagcagcagcagcaacaacagcagtTCCTGAATCAGAGGAAGTTTCCTCCTCCTCCTGTAAGACAACAACAAGACCCACAACAG TTGGCGCGGATCATGGCTATCCTACAGCAGCAACAGGGGGTGGGTGGGCCCAAACTCCCCTCGTCTCCCATGGGAGGACACGCCCCCAAACATCCAGACATGCCACTCCATCACCTGGGCGTAAATGCCCACAAACAGCCGGACATGCCCCTGCATGCTTCCATGGGTGGACCAGAGCTGCACACCAAACCAGTGCCAGCTTTCACAG GTTTCACAGGCGGTTCTGATCTGGATTATCTGAGTTCTCCCGGTGGTTTGAAGGATGGTGGGGGACCTCAGTCTCGCTTtaaatggatgatggatggaaacAGTCTGATGCCCTCACTAGAACCCACACTGCACAATG GACCAGTAAAGTTGGGCGGCGGCTCTTTGTACTCTCAGTATGATGTGTTGGGTGGCAATTGGAACAGAACCGGAAGTGGAAAAGTAGACACATCTCCTGCCAACCCCACCTGGCCTCCAG AGTTTCAGCCGGGCGTCCCGTGGAAGGGTGTTCGGGGTCCTGAGCTCGAGCCTGACCCCTACATGACCCCTGCAGGAATGCTGGGATCCACCGTGCTCAGTGATACAGAACATCACCTGCTGCAAGACAACACAG CGAAATACTCAGAATTAAAGTCCAGTTGGCTGCCTGAGCCCATTGGACACAGCAAATCATGGAGGACCAATCGAAACAGTTCCCATCTGCCCAGCCCCCCTCCATGTCTCACCAATCAGAAGCAGCCGTGGTCAGCAGAGGGGTCACGGATGTCCAGAGCGTGGAGGGGAGGGGCGAGTGGCCAAGAGTCGCCCTTTAAATCAG AGTGGAGTGATGGTGGAGCAGGAAAGTCTTGGCTGCTACTGCGAAACCTCACAcctcag ATTGACGGCTCGACCCTGAAGACGATCTGTCTGCAGCACGGCCCCCTGATGACCTTTCACCTCGGTCTGACCCAGGGTAGCGCTCTGATACGATACAGCAGTCCTCACGAAGCCGCCAAAGCCCAGAGCGCCCTGCATAT GTGTGTTCTGGGAAACACCACCATCCTGGCAGAGTTCATGAGCGAGGAAGAGGTCATTCAATACTTCACACATTCCCAGACCGCCGGGGTCACGGGCTCGCCCGAGGGGTCGTCCAGCTCTGACCCCAGCTCACGAGAGACCGAGCGGGCCACGGGCGGAGGGGGGGACGCAGAGGCATGCGCAGGCTGGCAGGGTGTGGGCGTGACGTGCGGCTCTGGACTCGCTCTCCTCAGCCAATGGAGCAACAGCACAGGGGAGGGGGTGGGGAAAGGGGTCTTGGGGGTTGTGGCTCCAGGTTACCATGGCAGCAGCCTATGGAGCATGCCTCAGCTGGAGGACAGCATGGCTGGACTGTTGCCAGGCAACCTGCTTGGAGGCGGTACAGACAATTTGTGA